A genomic segment from Capra hircus breed San Clemente chromosome 15, ASM170441v1, whole genome shotgun sequence encodes:
- the SCN2B gene encoding sodium channel subunit beta-2 isoform X3 codes for MEVTVPNTLNVLNGSDARLPCTFNSCYTVNHKQFSLNWTYQECNNCSEEMFLQFRMKIINLKLERFRDRVEFSGNPSKYDVSVTLKKVQLEDEGTYNCYIMNPPDRHRGHGKIYLQVLMEEPPERDSTVAVIVGASVGGFLAVVILVLMVVKCVRRKKEQKLSTDDLKTEEEGKTDGEGNADDGAK; via the exons ATGGAAGTCACAGTACCTAACACCCTCAACGTCCTCAATGGCTCTGATGCCCGCCTGCCCTGCACCTTCAACTCCTGCTACACCGTGAACCACAAACAGTTCTCCCTGAACTGGACTTACCAGGAGTGTAACAACTGCTCCGAGGAGATG TTCCTCCAGTTCCGCATGAAGATCATTAATCTGAAGCTGGAGCGGTTCCGAGACCGCGTGGAGTTCTCGGGGAACCCCAGCAAGTATGACGTGTCAGTCACCCTGAAGAAAGTACAGCTAGAGGACGAGGGCACCTACAACTGCTACATCATGAACCCGCCTGACCGCCACCGCGGCCACGGCAAGATCTATCTGCAGGTCCTCATGGAAG agccCCCCGAGCGGGATTCCACGGTGGCCGTGATCGTGGGCGCCTCCGTCGGAGGCTTTCTGGCTGTGGTCATCttggtgctgatggtggtgaaGTGCGTGAGGAGGAAAAAAGAGCAGAAACTGAGCACGGATGACCTGAAGACTGAGGAGGAGGGCAAGACCGACGGAGAGGGCAACGCGGACGACGGCGCCAAGTAA
- the SCN2B gene encoding sodium channel subunit beta-2 isoform X1: MPGYLALPSVSRGSVSFSLWAHLSPPRQRQPESSLSVTLSTVPPGRSMEVTVPNTLNVLNGSDARLPCTFNSCYTVNHKQFSLNWTYQECNNCSEEMFLQFRMKIINLKLERFRDRVEFSGNPSKYDVSVTLKKVQLEDEGTYNCYIMNPPDRHRGHGKIYLQVLMEEPPERDSTVAVIVGASVGGFLAVVILVLMVVKCVRRKKEQKLSTDDLKTEEEGKTDGEGNADDGAK, encoded by the exons GCGCACCTGTCCCCTCCCCGGCAGCGTCAGCCAGAATCCTCACTGAGTGTGACTTTGTCCACAGTGCCACCAGGGAGGAGCATGGAAGTCACAGTACCTAACACCCTCAACGTCCTCAATGGCTCTGATGCCCGCCTGCCCTGCACCTTCAACTCCTGCTACACCGTGAACCACAAACAGTTCTCCCTGAACTGGACTTACCAGGAGTGTAACAACTGCTCCGAGGAGATG TTCCTCCAGTTCCGCATGAAGATCATTAATCTGAAGCTGGAGCGGTTCCGAGACCGCGTGGAGTTCTCGGGGAACCCCAGCAAGTATGACGTGTCAGTCACCCTGAAGAAAGTACAGCTAGAGGACGAGGGCACCTACAACTGCTACATCATGAACCCGCCTGACCGCCACCGCGGCCACGGCAAGATCTATCTGCAGGTCCTCATGGAAG agccCCCCGAGCGGGATTCCACGGTGGCCGTGATCGTGGGCGCCTCCGTCGGAGGCTTTCTGGCTGTGGTCATCttggtgctgatggtggtgaaGTGCGTGAGGAGGAAAAAAGAGCAGAAACTGAGCACGGATGACCTGAAGACTGAGGAGGAGGGCAAGACCGACGGAGAGGGCAACGCGGACGACGGCGCCAAGTAA